A genome region from Dolichospermum compactum NIES-806 includes the following:
- a CDS encoding DNA double-strand break repair nuclease NurA: protein MLDLTKISRQMQGFSQHLTSEVAASHQRLELAQEYLKKAFECQEELVKRQEEWRNRIIFANATPIEPLETCITISVPPKVHTVISTDGSQIAPSHHEIAYCYLLNIGRVVLHYGQDLHPILDSLPEVFYRPEDLYISRQWGIRTDEWMGYRRTASEATVLAELACSTRTEAPVLAMTDGSLIYWFLDQLPMDARDMILPPVLEAWQKLQQAQIPLMGYLSASRSTEATNFLRFLACPHPVPDCITHCPNQLEYVPCKKFETLRDTTIMTTQLQPGQRGPLWRSNARILELYDEQIIYFCYVHVGTEIARIEVPAWVAENSIMFDQALGLMLAQVQKGYGYPVAIAEAHNQAVVRGGDRTRFFALLERQMIKAGIKNVGISNKEARKRGSIA from the coding sequence ATGCTTGATTTAACAAAAATATCGAGACAAATGCAAGGTTTCAGTCAACATTTAACTTCAGAAGTGGCTGCAAGTCATCAACGGTTGGAATTAGCACAAGAATATTTAAAAAAGGCGTTTGAGTGTCAAGAGGAGTTAGTTAAACGTCAAGAAGAATGGCGAAATCGGATTATTTTTGCCAATGCTACACCCATTGAACCTCTCGAAACCTGCATTACCATTTCTGTTCCCCCCAAAGTTCATACTGTCATTTCTACAGATGGTTCGCAAATTGCCCCCAGTCACCATGAAATTGCGTATTGTTACTTACTAAATATTGGCAGAGTGGTTTTGCATTATGGTCAAGATCTTCACCCAATTCTCGATAGTTTACCGGAGGTATTTTATCGCCCTGAAGATTTATATATATCGCGTCAGTGGGGCATTAGAACGGATGAATGGATGGGTTATCGGCGCACCGCTTCCGAGGCTACAGTCTTAGCAGAACTGGCTTGTAGTACCAGGACAGAAGCCCCAGTCTTAGCAATGACAGATGGTTCGTTAATATACTGGTTTTTAGATCAATTACCGATGGATGCGCGGGATATGATTTTACCTCCCGTTTTGGAAGCTTGGCAAAAACTCCAACAAGCCCAAATCCCCCTCATGGGCTATCTTAGTGCCTCTCGTAGCACCGAAGCCACCAACTTTTTACGCTTTTTAGCTTGTCCTCACCCTGTCCCCGATTGTATTACCCATTGTCCCAATCAACTAGAATACGTACCTTGTAAAAAATTTGAGACTTTGCGCGATACAACCATCATGACCACCCAACTTCAACCCGGACAACGGGGACCCCTATGGCGAAGTAATGCCCGAATTTTAGAATTGTATGACGAGCAAATTATTTATTTTTGTTACGTCCATGTCGGGACAGAAATTGCCCGCATTGAAGTTCCCGCTTGGGTTGCAGAAAATTCCATCATGTTTGATCAAGCACTAGGGCTAATGTTGGCACAGGTACAAAAAGGATATGGTTATCCTGTGGCGATCGCCGAAGCCCATAATCAGGCTGTAGTCAGGGGTGGTGATAGAACCCGGTTCTTTGCCCTTTTAGAACGACAAATGATTAAAGCTGGGATCAAAAATGTCGGGATTTCCAACAAAGAAGCAAGAAAACGGGGTAGCATCGCTTGA
- a CDS encoding PsbP-related protein, translating to MISDAPYQCASCVSPDQIPSGEIQTIPGQLFEDKQFGIEIKYPQDWKAEKQEYSPLTGGTIAKIFPNTSSTNLEVGLFIRIEDIQKSQTLSEYNQAAIQQIKKSVKNVQILEQQSKKLDNREGYQIVYTGQDQIHNFRFKSMEVWTISDSKVYILTYRAEEKLYDPFLKDVEQTMMRSFHIEPIGL from the coding sequence TTGATATCTGACGCACCTTACCAATGTGCCAGTTGCGTAAGTCCTGATCAAATCCCTTCAGGGGAAATTCAAACTATTCCTGGTCAACTATTTGAGGATAAACAATTTGGAATTGAGATCAAATATCCTCAAGACTGGAAGGCTGAAAAACAAGAATATAGTCCGTTAACCGGGGGAACTATAGCCAAAATATTCCCTAATACTTCTAGTACGAATCTCGAAGTAGGGCTATTTATCCGTATCGAAGATATACAAAAATCTCAGACTTTATCAGAGTATAATCAGGCTGCTATCCAACAAATTAAAAAATCCGTTAAAAACGTCCAAATTCTCGAACAACAATCGAAAAAACTAGATAATCGAGAGGGATATCAAATAGTTTATACAGGTCAAGATCAAATTCATAACTTCAGGTTTAAGTCCATGGAAGTTTGGACTATTAGTGATTCAAAAGTTTATATTCTGACTTACCGAGCAGAAGAAAAACTCTATGATCCCTTTCTCAAGGATGTAGAACAAACCATGATGAGGTCTTTTCATATAGAGCCTATTGGTCTATGA
- a CDS encoding COP23 domain-containing protein, producing the protein MKNNLSVPLTGLALALSVTLASNQPSQAQSRQFTCVSDNYPVTVVRHPSKGSVALIVWTDNSWISSKLTPQKRCQEVSDRFQKLQNQGQLKILKTGTVNGQDVICGLSNNQGVCNKRNVLLTMKKDRDPKQVLEQLLNTRVAAGGEAVYLSGDQEGHIKPTINRDGTASVDIDQVINGKSEPIW; encoded by the coding sequence ATGAAAAATAACCTATCAGTACCCTTAACTGGTCTGGCTTTAGCCTTAAGTGTCACTTTAGCCAGTAATCAACCCAGCCAAGCTCAAAGCCGTCAATTTACTTGTGTGAGTGATAACTATCCAGTAACCGTGGTTCGTCACCCAAGCAAAGGTAGTGTGGCCTTAATTGTGTGGACAGATAATAGCTGGATTAGTAGTAAATTGACACCTCAAAAACGTTGTCAAGAGGTATCAGATCGTTTCCAGAAACTTCAAAATCAAGGTCAACTGAAAATCCTGAAAACGGGAACAGTTAACGGTCAAGATGTGATCTGTGGTTTAAGCAATAATCAGGGAGTTTGCAATAAGAGAAATGTTTTACTGACCATGAAAAAGGATCGTGACCCCAAGCAGGTTCTCGAACAACTATTGAATACCCGTGTTGCCGCAGGTGGAGAGGCTGTTTACCTCAGTGGCGACCAAGAAGGACACATTAAACCAACAATCAACCGTGATGGCACTGCCAGCGTTGACATTGATCAGGTGATCAACGGTAAAAGTGAGCCGATCTGGTAA
- a CDS encoding metal ABC transporter permease: MLQALIEPLQYGFMQRSLIIAILVGLLCAIVGSYLMVQRLALLGDAISHSVLPGLAIAFMIGANIFVGAFIAGVLSTMAIAVIKTRSPIKEDAAMGIVFSAFFALGVTLITVIQKDNQIDLNHFLFGNILGVTRDEVRDTAIIAAIVLIVVFLLYKELLFYTFDPLGAQSAGLPVNRLNFGLMLLIALTIVASMKAVGVILVLSLLITPGATAYLLVKRLHEVMILGAVIGVISSISGMYLSYFYNLPSGPAIVLVVSGLFTLALLFSPRHGILIPSVNRK; the protein is encoded by the coding sequence ATGCTTCAAGCACTAATAGAACCGTTGCAATATGGCTTTATGCAGCGTTCCTTAATCATCGCCATATTAGTAGGCTTATTGTGTGCCATTGTTGGTAGTTATTTGATGGTACAACGTTTAGCTTTGCTGGGTGATGCTATTAGTCATTCAGTATTACCAGGACTAGCGATCGCCTTTATGATTGGTGCTAATATCTTTGTCGGGGCGTTCATAGCTGGTGTTTTGAGTACGATGGCTATAGCTGTCATTAAAACCCGATCTCCCATTAAAGAAGATGCCGCTATGGGCATAGTTTTTTCAGCTTTTTTTGCCCTGGGTGTCACCTTAATTACAGTCATTCAAAAAGATAATCAAATTGATTTGAATCATTTTCTTTTTGGCAATATTTTGGGCGTAACTAGAGACGAAGTACGAGACACTGCTATTATTGCAGCTATTGTTTTAATAGTGGTTTTTTTATTATATAAAGAACTGTTATTTTACACATTTGATCCTTTGGGCGCACAATCTGCCGGTTTACCAGTGAATCGCTTAAATTTTGGTTTAATGTTGTTAATTGCTTTAACAATTGTTGCCAGCATGAAAGCTGTGGGCGTGATTTTAGTATTATCACTTTTAATTACCCCTGGCGCAACTGCTTATTTGTTAGTAAAACGGTTACATGAGGTGATGATTTTGGGGGCGGTAATTGGGGTAATTTCTAGTATTAGCGGAATGTATCTCAGCTACTTTTATAATTTACCTTCTGGTCCAGCGATTGTGTTAGTAGTTTCGGGTTTATTTACGTTGGCTTTGTTGTTTAGTCCTCGACATGGGATTTTGATTCCTAGTGTAAATAGGAAATAA
- a CDS encoding tetratricopeptide repeat protein codes for MKKWRLTITTLILGTILYSPSVCAKNLANISDFRIKSSLLAQSDLKEAIVYFHQGINRHTFGDIKGAIEEYNKALRLHPNFPEVYYKRGISRYKLGDLKGAIADYNKAISLNSNYPGIYNHRGFTLHDLGDLKGAIADFNKALSLNPNFPEAYQNRGISRNKLGDKQGAITDLKTAANLFQQQKRISNYQEVIDLIEKIENRSQTSLRSLGYRL; via the coding sequence ATGAAAAAATGGAGATTAACAATTACAACTCTCATATTAGGAACTATATTATATAGTCCGTCAGTGTGTGCTAAAAATTTAGCAAATATTTCCGATTTTAGAATAAAATCATCCCTGTTAGCACAATCTGATCTGAAAGAGGCTATTGTATATTTCCATCAGGGAATTAACCGTCATACATTTGGAGACATAAAAGGGGCTATTGAAGAATATAATAAGGCTTTACGGTTACATCCTAATTTTCCTGAAGTTTACTATAAACGAGGAATATCTCGCTATAAGTTGGGAGATTTAAAAGGGGCAATTGCAGATTATAACAAAGCAATTAGTCTTAATTCTAACTATCCTGGTATCTACAATCATCGAGGATTTACTCTTCATGATTTGGGAGATTTAAAAGGTGCTATTGCAGATTTTAACAAAGCATTAAGTCTTAATCCTAATTTTCCTGAAGCTTACCAAAATCGAGGGATTTCTCGCAATAAGTTAGGTGATAAGCAGGGGGCAATTACTGATTTGAAAACAGCAGCTAATTTATTTCAACAACAAAAGAGAATTTCTAATTACCAAGAAGTGATTGATCTGATTGAGAAAATAGAAAATAGATCCCAGACTTCTTTAAGAAGTCTGGGATATAGATTATAA
- a CDS encoding metal ABC transporter ATP-binding protein: protein MQNVSFYQKFSISPRNQVDILTETIKPIDMNSSTAINVTHVGVHYRTQEALRDVNCIIKPGKLTGIFGPNGAGKSTLMKAILGLAPMSSGKVLYKNQPLMQQLEKVAYVPQRSQIDWNYPATVWDVVMMGRVKKTGWLRIFSTVSRQIAKQALAKVGIEELKNRPIGELSGGQQQRVFLARALTQEAEIFCFDEPFVGIDQKTQAIIFEVFQELAKNNKIVLVVNHDLGESITHFDDLILLNCELIATGSRQQVLTEENLNNAYSGKVMYFSDAA from the coding sequence ATGCAAAACGTTTCTTTTTACCAAAAATTTAGCATATCTCCCAGAAATCAAGTAGATATACTTACAGAAACTATCAAACCTATTGACATGAATTCATCAACAGCAATTAACGTTACTCATGTAGGCGTACACTACCGCACACAAGAAGCACTTCGGGATGTTAACTGCATAATTAAACCTGGAAAGCTAACAGGAATTTTCGGACCCAATGGCGCGGGTAAAAGTACATTAATGAAAGCCATTTTGGGATTAGCTCCCATGAGTAGTGGTAAAGTTTTATACAAAAATCAGCCTTTAATGCAGCAACTAGAAAAAGTCGCTTATGTACCACAACGTAGCCAAATTGACTGGAATTACCCCGCTACTGTGTGGGATGTAGTGATGATGGGGCGTGTCAAAAAAACAGGATGGTTACGGATTTTTTCCACAGTTAGCCGCCAAATAGCCAAACAAGCATTAGCAAAAGTGGGAATAGAAGAATTAAAAAATCGCCCCATTGGTGAACTTTCAGGAGGACAACAACAGCGGGTATTTTTAGCCAGGGCGTTAACTCAAGAAGCGGAAATATTTTGTTTTGATGAACCCTTTGTTGGTATTGATCAAAAAACCCAAGCTATCATATTTGAAGTTTTCCAAGAACTAGCAAAAAACAATAAAATCGTCTTAGTAGTTAATCATGATTTAGGGGAATCAATCACCCATTTTGATGATTTAATCTTACTAAACTGTGAATTAATTGCCACAGGTTCACGGCAACAAGTCTTAACAGAAGAAAACTTAAATAATGCTTATAGCGGGAAAGTCATGTACTTTTCCGACGCAGCATAA
- a CDS encoding FHA domain-containing protein, producing MQIKLISENKLTEEQEEQVFTLPIAIGRDITQFPAVINGETVTPVVLLDSHKQISRFHAQITLENNQLYVEDKSANGTEVNGEKLLKQRRTLNSGDRLAIGNHTITVILIGLTQVSHQKSVVGCVRLHKSCK from the coding sequence ATGCAAATCAAGCTGATTTCCGAAAATAAACTGACAGAGGAGCAGGAAGAACAGGTTTTTACCCTGCCGATAGCTATCGGACGAGACATAACTCAATTTCCTGCGGTTATCAACGGTGAAACGGTGACTCCTGTAGTTTTATTAGACTCTCATAAGCAAATTTCTCGGTTTCATGCTCAAATTACCTTAGAAAACAATCAGCTTTATGTAGAAGACAAGAGCGCCAATGGCACTGAAGTTAACGGTGAAAAGCTACTTAAACAACGTCGGACTTTAAACAGTGGGGATAGACTGGCAATAGGTAATCATACCATTACTGTTATTCTCATAGGACTTACGCAAGTGTCACACCAAAAATCTGTTGTAGGGTGCGTCAGACTGCATAAATCCTGCAAATAA
- a CDS encoding GUN4 domain-containing protein produces the protein MKFSQGLGVILGTTTLALVQYQPVSALTPVQVNDIAKPITVMIGGLDGKGSGVIVAKNGNTYTVLTANHVVKKAGYGIYEIITHDGQKYPMENKAQIVGKLDLALVRFTSSQNYPLAKIADSRTVKEGATVYNSGFPIPSISNSQERNYFFLTSQITARGRRENLGYDLFLSGSPRPGMSGGPILNDQGEVIGIYGKAEFGISESALARDGVQGIPTEKFPNLISNIQNNTQANTPRNNPSPTNEPTPVIFQNLEALLKAGKWREADLETWELMKKLTKREREGWLRFEDVKNFPRQELRKMDQLWVKYSNGKFGFSVQKQIWLELGGKLDGEYDWDTFTKLGSRVGWRKNNEWLSYDSYTFSTNALPGHLPWWVIDGVGILFSLL, from the coding sequence ATGAAATTTTCCCAGGGATTAGGCGTAATTCTAGGGACAACAACCCTAGCTTTAGTACAATACCAACCCGTATCTGCCTTAACTCCTGTACAAGTCAATGATATCGCTAAACCAATCACCGTCATGATTGGTGGATTAGATGGTAAAGGTTCAGGAGTAATTGTCGCCAAAAATGGTAATACCTACACCGTGCTAACAGCCAATCATGTGGTTAAAAAAGCGGGATATGGTATTTATGAAATTATCACCCATGACGGGCAAAAATACCCGATGGAAAACAAAGCTCAAATTGTGGGAAAATTAGATTTAGCCCTAGTCAGATTTACCAGTTCTCAAAATTATCCCCTTGCTAAAATTGCTGATTCTCGGACAGTTAAAGAAGGTGCAACGGTATATAACTCTGGATTTCCTATTCCTTCTATTTCTAATAGTCAAGAGCGAAATTACTTCTTTTTAACATCCCAAATCACAGCTAGAGGAAGGAGAGAAAATCTGGGATATGATTTATTTTTGAGTGGGAGTCCAAGACCGGGAATGAGTGGAGGACCAATATTAAACGACCAGGGGGAAGTAATTGGTATTTATGGTAAGGCTGAATTTGGCATAAGTGAATCAGCGTTAGCAAGAGATGGAGTTCAGGGTATCCCGACGGAAAAATTCCCCAATTTAATTAGTAATATTCAAAATAATACTCAAGCTAATACCCCTCGTAATAATCCTAGTCCTACAAATGAACCTACACCTGTTATATTTCAAAATTTAGAAGCATTGTTAAAAGCAGGAAAATGGCGAGAAGCAGATTTAGAAACTTGGGAATTGATGAAAAAGTTAACTAAACGAGAACGGGAAGGATGGTTAAGATTTGAAGATGTGAAAAATTTTCCCAGACAGGAATTGCGAAAAATGGATCAATTATGGGTAAAATATAGCAATGGTAAATTTGGCTTTTCTGTACAAAAGCAAATTTGGCTGGAGTTGGGGGGCAAGTTAGATGGAGAATACGACTGGGATACTTTTACGAAGTTAGGCTCCCGCGTTGGTTGGAGAAAAAATAATGAATGGCTCAGTTACGATAGTTACACCTTTAGTACGAATGCACTACCGGGACACCTGCCGTGGTGGGTGATTGATGGAGTGGGGATACTCTTTTCTCTTCTCTAG
- a CDS encoding S1 family peptidase, with product MSWRIGMVAVFALTGSVLPLATSVSSVLKPPFSIVNLWSGQEQIQLEQAARLITVKILSSHREKRDRSLGSGVLFYKDHKNHLTSTYGVITNNHVLQAGEAPYSIQTPDGKTHRTKPVVRKKQLRGNDLALLEFVADSEYRITTKSNQQAAIGDGVIAAGFPLKNSQSKYRGFVIKPGNIELVLDKALEGGYRIGSTSDVEKGMSGGPLLNRAGELVGINGLHANPIWGDPYVFEDGSYPTDAQREQISQYSWGIPLETVKQLLFAKSK from the coding sequence ATGAGTTGGCGCATAGGAATGGTCGCTGTTTTTGCACTAACTGGTTCTGTTTTGCCTTTGGCAACTTCAGTGTCGTCAGTTCTAAAACCCCCTTTTTCAATAGTTAATTTGTGGTCTGGACAGGAACAAATTCAACTTGAACAAGCAGCCCGTTTAATTACAGTTAAGATTCTGAGTAGCCATAGAGAAAAGCGCGATCGCTCATTAGGTTCTGGTGTACTATTTTATAAAGATCATAAAAATCACTTAACCTCAACCTATGGAGTAATTACCAATAATCACGTTTTACAAGCCGGTGAAGCTCCCTATTCTATTCAAACTCCCGACGGAAAAACTCACCGTACTAAACCTGTGGTGCGGAAAAAACAACTGAGGGGAAATGATTTAGCCTTATTAGAATTTGTAGCTGACTCAGAATACAGGATTACCACCAAATCAAATCAACAAGCCGCCATTGGAGATGGAGTAATAGCCGCAGGTTTTCCCCTCAAAAATAGCCAAAGCAAATATCGGGGGTTTGTGATTAAACCCGGTAACATTGAATTGGTATTGGATAAAGCCCTAGAGGGAGGATACCGAATTGGCTCTACCAGTGACGTAGAAAAAGGGATGAGTGGCGGACCCCTATTGAATCGCGCAGGGGAATTAGTGGGAATTAATGGACTTCATGCCAACCCAATTTGGGGTGATCCTTATGTTTTTGAAGATGGTTCTTACCCAACGGACGCACAACGAGAACAAATAAGTCAATATAGCTGGGGTATTCCCTTAGAAACAGTCAAGCAATTATTGTTTGCCAAAAGCAAGTAG
- a CDS encoding serine/threonine-protein kinase produces MREIPGQLPILAGNRGRYQLLRPLGGGSFGDTFLAIDLNTLIQRHCVVKRLRIDGHHSPENVAGIKKAFEKEAKVLEDLGDKSSNIPCLYDYFSLTVNDPQLNTPQEFNYLVQQYIEGEDLSKELEKQGLFSEAKVLALLNNILPGLEFIHKNNVIHRDIKPSNIVRSNTEDNKFYLIDFGAVKQVIKGDISTTEKSIVFGTISYAPPEQIKKEKVDYSSDLYALAASCVQLLTGEFPDDSLDVNNLWNWQRYPYISEHLGKILRRMLQVDPYYRFQSAREVMEALNKRDDDPKNLKPPTRDENNGGGEKTEVINPSQPRFIKVLLITAIILTTAGVLIAIYRHQNQ; encoded by the coding sequence ATGAGAGAGATTCCAGGACAACTCCCGATTTTAGCTGGAAATAGAGGAAGATACCAACTTCTTAGACCTTTAGGAGGAGGTAGCTTTGGAGATACTTTCCTTGCTATTGACTTAAATACGCTCATTCAACGCCACTGTGTTGTTAAGCGATTACGAATTGATGGTCATCATTCTCCTGAAAACGTTGCAGGGATTAAAAAAGCCTTTGAAAAAGAGGCTAAGGTTCTGGAAGATTTAGGGGATAAAAGTTCCAACATTCCCTGTTTGTATGATTATTTCTCCTTGACCGTAAATGACCCTCAATTAAATACTCCACAAGAATTTAATTATTTAGTTCAACAATATATCGAAGGTGAGGATCTAAGTAAAGAACTGGAAAAACAAGGACTTTTTTCAGAAGCAAAGGTTTTGGCTCTATTAAATAACATTTTACCTGGTTTGGAATTTATCCATAAAAATAACGTTATTCACAGGGATATTAAACCTAGTAATATTGTGCGCTCCAATACAGAAGATAACAAATTCTATTTAATTGACTTTGGAGCAGTTAAACAAGTAATTAAAGGTGATATTTCCACCACAGAAAAATCTATAGTATTTGGAACTATTTCCTATGCTCCCCCAGAACAAATCAAAAAAGAAAAAGTTGATTATTCCAGTGATTTATATGCTTTAGCTGCTTCTTGTGTGCAATTATTAACAGGTGAATTTCCAGATGATTCCCTTGATGTTAATAATCTTTGGAATTGGCAAAGATATCCCTATATTAGTGAACATTTAGGTAAGATACTAAGGCGTATGCTCCAAGTAGATCCTTATTATAGATTCCAGTCAGCACGGGAAGTAATGGAAGCTCTGAATAAACGTGATGATGACCCAAAGAACTTGAAGCCGCCTACTAGGGATGAAAATAATGGTGGTGGTGAAAAGACAGAAGTTATCAATCCTTCCCAACCTCGATTTATTAAAGTTTTGTTGATAACAGCAATTATTTTGACGACTGCTGGGGTTTTAATAGCTATTTATCGCCATCAAAATCAATAG
- a CDS encoding HAD family hydrolase encodes MTANSPTILALDFDGVVCDGLIEYFEVAWRTYCQIWSPVNDTPPDDLALRFYRLRPVIETGWEMPVLIKALIEGFSDDQILQSWTNITPEILAADNLEAKAVSTKLDHLRDEWIQTDLNGWLSLHRFYPGVIERLKITLKSEIQLYIVTTKEGRFVKELLQQEGVDLPPENIFGKEIKRPKYETLRELIKKANTQPASLWFVEDRLKTLQLVQQQSDLNHVKLFLADWGYNTQPEREAGKNDSRIHLISISHFNHDFSTWL; translated from the coding sequence ATGACAGCAAATAGTCCCACGATTTTGGCTTTAGACTTTGATGGAGTGGTTTGCGATGGACTAATTGAATATTTTGAGGTAGCATGGCGTACCTACTGTCAAATTTGGTCGCCGGTTAACGACACACCACCGGATGATTTAGCTTTGAGATTCTATCGCTTACGTCCTGTAATTGAAACAGGTTGGGAAATGCCCGTTTTAATTAAAGCCTTAATTGAGGGGTTTTCTGATGATCAAATTCTCCAATCATGGACAAACATCACTCCCGAAATCTTAGCAGCAGATAATCTAGAAGCAAAGGCAGTTTCGACAAAATTGGATCATCTACGAGATGAATGGATTCAGACAGATTTAAATGGTTGGTTAAGTCTGCATAGATTCTATCCGGGTGTGATAGAAAGACTCAAAATAACTCTTAAAAGTGAAATACAGTTATATATTGTCACCACCAAAGAAGGGCGATTTGTCAAGGAATTATTACAACAAGAAGGAGTTGATTTACCACCAGAAAATATTTTTGGTAAAGAAATAAAACGCCCAAAATATGAAACCTTGCGCGAATTAATCAAAAAAGCAAATACCCAACCTGCGAGTTTATGGTTTGTAGAAGATAGACTAAAAACATTACAATTAGTCCAACAGCAATCCGACTTAAATCATGTCAAACTTTTTCTCGCAGATTGGGGTTATAATACTCAACCAGAACGGGAAGCAGGAAAAAATGATTCCCGTATTCATTTAATATCAATTTCTCATTTTAATCACGATTTTTCCACTTGGTTATAA